One window of the Cryptomeria japonica chromosome 7, Sugi_1.0, whole genome shotgun sequence genome contains the following:
- the LOC131040395 gene encoding pentatricopeptide repeat-containing protein At1g11290, chloroplastic, translating into MRHLSWVFHCCPGYNNLHFFLRETVLRSNLKPLWKSLPCHTSAICNSTQPDSMANITSYALMLHSCTNVQTLNQIHAHILMAGLHSNNYLGVKLVDLYAVFGNVEDARQVFEKMYKPKTFSWTTMLRGYARNGYFEEAISLVGQMDLVGMQLDNFTFPFALKACGGLSALQEGKQIHSRILKARFQLNVYVAASLVDMYTKCSRLEDARKVFDIMSERDVVSWTAIIGGYAQSKCLNEALILFHQMQLEAMRPDSVVLISVLSACTQLGALQQGKFLHNFIFKGGFESDVSLMNSLLDMYANCGEIGFAWKVFDKMCKRDVISWSTMVAGYAKTGDASNALNLFNQMLVSDIKPNFVTMVSVLLACIHLGFLQLGEGMHGYIIKSGLESNVSVETRLLDMYAKCGNMDNAYKMFSINPRRDVVSWSVMIAGYVRNKRAHEALKLFIQMQLVKMIPDSVTIVSVLQACAQMGALQQGKCLHKYIITSGLHLDVFVETGLIDMYGKCGSIDIARHLFDRLSSKDVVSWSAMIAVCGIHGHGKDALDVFTRMQQMSIQPNHATFVSVLSACSHAGLVDEGWHHFNSMSRDYHITPQAEHYACMVDLLGRAGSLEEAEDFILKMPIEPDTNIWGALLGACRIHCNVALGERVAKRLFDLSPSNAGYYVLLSNIYAAAGRWDDVAKMRVMMRGMDLTRTPGCSSIEVDNKVHEFRMEDIAPLV; encoded by the coding sequence ATGCGACATTTGAGTTGGGTTTTCCACTGTTGTCCTGGCTATAATAATCTGCACTTTTTTCTTCGAGAAACTGTTCTAAGATCTAACCTTAAACCGCTATGGAAATCACTGCCATGCCATACTTCCGCGATATGCAACTCTACTCAACCAGATTCTATGGCCAATATCACATCTTATGCTTTAATGTTACATTCATGTACCAATGTCCAAACACTAAACCAAATCCATGCCCACATCCTCATGGCCGGGCTTCACAGCAATAATTATTTAGGTGTTAAACTTGTGGATTTGTATGCTGTGTTTGGTAACGTGGAGGATGCTCGCCAAGTGTTTGAAAAAATGTACAAGCCAAAAACCTTTTCGTGGACCACAATGTTAAGAGGGTATGCCAGGAATGGGTATTTTGAGGAGGCTATTTCCCTTGTTGGGCAAATGGATTTGGTTGGAATGCAGTTAGATAATTTCACCTTTCCCTTTGCTCTCAAGGCGTGTGGCGGCCTCTCTGCTTTGCAAGAGGGCAAACAGATCCATTCTCGCATACTCAAAGCTCGATTTCAGTTAAACGTTTATGTGGCAGCTTCGCTTGTGGATATGTACACCAAATGTAGCCGATTAGAGGATGCACGGAAGGTATTTGACATAATGTCTGAAAGAGATGTTGTCTCTTGGACTGCCATTATTGGTGGATATGCACAGAGTAAGTGCCTTAATGAGGCTTTGATTCTCTTCCATCAAATGCAACTGGAGGCAATGAGGCCGGATTCGGTTGTTTTGATAAGTGTGCTATCAGCATGCACCCAATTAGGAGCTCTACAACAAGGCAAGTTCCTTCATAATTTTATATTCAAAGGTGGGTTTGAGTCGGATGTTTCTTTAATGAATTCCTTGCTAGATATGTATGCAAACTGTGGGGAGATAGGATTTGCATGGAAGGTGTTTGACAAAATGTGtaaaagagatgtgatctcatggagCACTATGGTGGCTGGGTATGCCAAGACTGGAGATGCCAGTAACGCCTTGAATCTCTTTAATCAAATGCTAGTTTCAGACATAAAACCCAACTTCGTTACAATGGTGAGTGTACTCCTTGCATGTATCCACTTGGGATTTTTGCAGCTAGGGGAGGGGATGCATGGGTACATAATTAAAAGTGGGTTGGAGTCGAATGTTTCTGTGGAAACTCGACTTCTAGACATGTATGCCAAATGTGGGAATATGGACAATGCTTACAAAATGTTTTCCATAAATCCTAGAAGAGATGTTGTCTCATGGAGTGTGATGATTGCAGGATATGTCCGTAATAAACGTGCTCATGAGGCATTGAAACTTTTTATTCAAATGCAGCTCGTTAAAATGATACCAGACTCGGTTACCATTGTGAGTGTCCTACAAGCATGTGCTCAAATGGGTGCCTTGCAACAAGGGAAGTGTTTGCACAAGTATATAATTACAAGTGGACTGCATTTAGATGTTTTTGTGGAAACTGGCTTAATAGACATGTATGGAAAATGTGGGAGTATAGATATTGCGCGCCACTTGTTTGATAGACTGTCTTCTAAAGATGTTGTCTCATGGAGTGCAATGATTGCAGTGTGTGGAATCCATGGTCATGGAAAGGATGCCCTTGATGTTTTTACCCGCATGCAGCAGATGTCCATTCAACCCAACCATGCCACTTTTGTTTCGGTTCTATCAGCTTGCAGTCATGCGGGCCTTGTGGATGAAGGTTGGCACCACTTCAATAGCATGAGTCGAGATTATCATATCACACCGCAGGCTGAGCACTATGCTTGTATGGTTGATCTGCTAGGGCGTGCTGGAAGTCTGGAGGAGGCAGAAGATTTTATTCTTAAGATGCCAATAGAGCCTGATACCAATATATGGGGAGCATTGCTTGGTGCCTGCCGAATTCACTGTAACGTAGCATTAGGAGAGCGGGTAGCAAAACGTCTGTTTGACTTAAGTCCTTCAAATGCTGGATATTATGTCCTATTATCAAACATATATGCCGCTGCAGGGAGGTGGGATGATGTGGCAAAAATGAGAGTAATGATGAGAGGGATGGATTTGACAAGAACACCAGGATGTAGCTCAATTGAAGTAGACAATAAGGTCCACGAATTCCGTATGGAAGATATTGCACCTTTAGTCTGA